From a single Meles meles chromosome 21, mMelMel3.1 paternal haplotype, whole genome shotgun sequence genomic region:
- the LOC123933371 gene encoding paired immunoglobulin-like type 2 receptor beta isoform X2, giving the protein MGLFLLLSLLLLPSRLQAGSSAECDLSTNCGIKQPDHLSALKGGSVRIPFSFYHEWELAKKPRVSVALRRTHFHGEVIYNSTLPSIHKDYKNRISLELSEAQSSGSLTISNLQEKDGNMYFCRIQVETLRCGKKVVQALNGTKLTITRG; this is encoded by the exons ATGGGTCTGTTCCTGCTGCTgtctctgctgctgctgccgtCACGTCTGCAGGCTG GAAGCTCAGCAGAATGTGATCTAAGTACTAACTGTGGAATCAAGCAACCAGACCACCTCTCAGCCCTCAAAGGTGGCTCCGTCCGCATCCCTTTCTCCTTCTATCACGAATGGGAGTTAGCCAAGAAACCGAGAGTGAGTGTAGCCTTGAGACGGACGCACTTCCATGGGGAGGTCATCTACAACAGTACTCTGCCTTCCATCCATAAGGACTACAAGAACCGGATCTCCCTTGAATTGTCAGAGGCTCAGAGTTCTGGCTCCCTGACGATATCAAACCTGCAGGAGAAGGACGGGAATATGTACTTTTGCCGGATCCAAGTGGAAACATTAAGATGCGGCAAGAAGGTGGTACAGGCCCTCAACGGGACCAAACTCACCATCACCCGCG GATGA
- the LOC123933371 gene encoding paired immunoglobulin-like type 2 receptor beta isoform X1: protein MGLFLLLSLLLLPSRLQAGSSAECDLSTNCGIKQPDHLSALKGGSVRIPFSFYHEWELAKKPRVSVALRRTHFHGEVIYNSTLPSIHKDYKNRISLELSEAQSSGSLTISNLQEKDGNMYFCRIQVETLRCGKKVVQALNGTKLTITRALTTTTPAPTTAAPTSGVSEGNRSFVPSPMGVGPVLIMTVADIVLKTAILGLILYLRWKRSTG from the exons ATGGGTCTGTTCCTGCTGCTgtctctgctgctgctgccgtCACGTCTGCAGGCTG GAAGCTCAGCAGAATGTGATCTAAGTACTAACTGTGGAATCAAGCAACCAGACCACCTCTCAGCCCTCAAAGGTGGCTCCGTCCGCATCCCTTTCTCCTTCTATCACGAATGGGAGTTAGCCAAGAAACCGAGAGTGAGTGTAGCCTTGAGACGGACGCACTTCCATGGGGAGGTCATCTACAACAGTACTCTGCCTTCCATCCATAAGGACTACAAGAACCGGATCTCCCTTGAATTGTCAGAGGCTCAGAGTTCTGGCTCCCTGACGATATCAAACCTGCAGGAGAAGGACGGGAATATGTACTTTTGCCGGATCCAAGTGGAAACATTAAGATGCGGCAAGAAGGTGGTACAGGCCCTCAACGGGACCAAACTCACCATCACCCGCG CTCTCACGAcgaccacccctgcccccaccaccgcCGCCCCCACCAGTGGTGTCTCGGAAGGCAATAGGAGCTTTGTACCTTCACCCATGGGTGTGGGACCTGTGCTCATTATGACAGTGGCTGACATTGTGCTCAAAACTGCAATTTTGGGACTGATACTCTACCTCAGGTGGAAGAGGAGCACAG GATGA